One Prunus dulcis unplaced genomic scaffold, ALMONDv2, whole genome shotgun sequence genomic window, CAATAGAACAAAATTGGCAAAATAGACCATTCCAAGCTTGAACGCATCCTCATCATCTGTGCACTCGATGAAGGCAGTGTGTAGGTCCAAAAGGGTGGCAGGTTTATTGGTGCTGAAGTATTTTCGCTTCAACGAGCAATTTTCATTTGTCGCCTTCGGAATGAAAGGGAGCTTTCCGAAACTTAGCCCCGTGATGAGGCAAAATTGTTGGGCTGTGAATTGTATCAACTTGTTACCCACAATGAATTTTATCCCGTTCTCCTGTGTAACTGTCTTAGGATCAGCCTTCCTCATCAACAGGCCGTGGATAATTTGTGAATTCCACTTCAGGTCCTCTATCAGTAAtagatgaccaaaacaactcCCCTCGAACCTCTGTAACTGCTGCGTATTGAACTTCGCCTTTATTGTTGTAATGGCGGTCCTTGTGTGTGAAAGGGCATATGGCTTTCCTTCGTTCTTCTCATCCTCAGGAATCATAAGCTTTGCTTTACAAGCCATTCACAAGTTCCCTGCACAACAACATCATACATATGGATCATTGGTTACCCATATTTCATACGTACATTACTCAAACTAATACTTTGAACCCATtttgatatatgtatatacatttgataaaaccataaatgtttttaagCCTCTTTTCTACTCTCCAACTCTCTCCACACTCTCCTCTTATCTACATTCCCTTCTGCCAAATGTACATCCCATTCcatcaaaaaaccaaataccaCCCAAGgctgaaaacaatttcatcaacCACGGATCCACTTCATACAGGGTTTGGCCGAAATGGCTACAAGAATTACTCCAAATGCATCAATGCCTACTACAATATGCTCATATGCAATACATTACCACACATGGAACATCAGTATTCACAGTTATGGACTCTGTGTGCAAACTAGACACGTCAAAATGTTACTGCACCTGCAACTGCTAAACCTAGATGGATGAACATGCAATTTCTAAACAGATACTGAAGCCCcataaaataccattttcaGACATATATCACAAGCTGCAAGCAAGGAATAACAACACAATTTAGCACGTTTTATACCACAGGGAACAGAAAATTTCCACGGCAACTAACTTTAGtatttcaaaatcacataattAAACATTAACACTGGAAGGGTGCAAAATATGCTACTACGTGCTGAAACACCAATGATACCAACAAATTTACTTGTGCATTATTACTCAACACCTAATTCAGGGCCTACTGAGGTAATGGTGTGTTATAATGGAATAGCCCTTGGCACCAGAATAATTTCCCACACTAAATATGACTCATAAAATGGAAGTGAAAACAAGCATTGCCATAGAACCAATCCTATATGACAAATAGCAATTTGAGGCACTGCATCGTCCATACAGCAAAATCAATACACCAATACAAGTTTCATGGCAGCATGATCTACTTCACAGttaaattacattattattgCAATATCTCTAATTACTAAACTTCACAACTTCAGTCATAGGTTAGTGAAATTATCCTTCTCAAATGATAACcatacaaaaacacaaactagtcaataacaaatacaaaacccaCCTTAGAATAACTCCTTCTCTGCACAGAACCGAATTCGAAATCCCAGCCACACCTACAACAAATCGCGACTTTTGTCCTAACCGAGTCTCACAGGattgagaaggaggaggacGTTCGTGAACACAGTCCTAaccgaaaccaaaatttagggtttttttaggCCCTGAAGgagcagagaagaagagaacgaCGTCGATTCAAGACTCGAACTTAGGGGGAACTGAGACATCGTTTAAGGGAGACATCATTTCACGATTAAACCCTCTCTTTCACCGTCAAGAGCCCCCTcaccaaaccctaaaattgacTGCAGAGAGAGAACGACAGAGTGCTGCTTAGGTTTTCGTGACAGAGGGAGAAAtagagtggtggtggtcgATGGACACAGAAACCGccgagagaggaagagaaccGTGAATGAAAGCTGAGAAAGGGAGACAAGCCTGCGTTAGGTCGCCAATCAAAGGCCAATAACGGGTTGatacatgtgcttttatatggaggGCAGTTTGGTCATTTCACGTTCACAAGTGATTATTTGAGAACACAATTTGTAAGCTGATTATTTCAGAATACCACTTTTAAAAAGTGATTATATCAGCttatttcccaaatttttta contains:
- the LOC117612463 gene encoding uncharacterized protein LOC117612463: MACKAKLMIPEDEKNEGKPYALSHTRTAITTIKAKFNTQQLQRFEGSCFGHLLLIEDLKWNSQIIHGLLMRKADPKTVTQENGIKFIVGNKLIQFTAQQFCLITGLSFGKLPFIPKATNENCSLKRKYFSTNKPATLLDLHTAFIECTDDEDAFKLGMVYFANFVLLGTEKHVLIDMRYLKLVEDLDEFDKYPWGAVSYAMTNASLLRAVSAEYQRVKVPQKRKMPKQRGNRTQTRMRSDLGL